A stretch of the Papaver somniferum cultivar HN1 chromosome 6, ASM357369v1, whole genome shotgun sequence genome encodes the following:
- the LOC113290641 gene encoding uncharacterized protein LOC113290641: MVWVQFPGLSLEYWDEATLFTISRAIRTPIKVDDATLQYQSGYYAKVLIEIDLTKTIPNKLWIITKFGAFSQRVILTKLPKFCTKCKIVGHLTSERKETQQKGSSVLMEREILIEHNHTSQKLQAIQQTNQGTSPSNSGKPPTQNNVELDKPFKDNNVEHITEVNTISPVLESINQSPGINITINPFEVLQENENDLSDSEDGEIKEVSASNVLEFGTIPQQITIIPKSAQSSDEVSSSKTAKKKPPLKPAVTTRKASKESLKHMIDKGNISPQPPPFK; encoded by the coding sequence ATGGTATGGGTTCAATTTCCTGGTCTCAGTCTGGAATACTGGGATGAAGCTACACTATTTACTATCAGTAGAGCTATTAGAACACCTATTAAGGTTGATGATGCTACACTTCAATATCAAAGTGGTTATTATGCTAAagtattgattgagattgatcttACAAAAACAATTCCTAACAAACTTTGGATCATTACTAAATTTGGTGCTTTCTCTCAAAGGGTGATACTTACAAAACTCCCAAAATTTTGTACCAAATGCAAGATAGTTGGACATTTAACATCTGAACGTAAAGAAACTCAGCAAAAAGGAAGCTCTGTTTTAATGGAGAGGGAAATCTTGATTGAGCATAATCATACTTCTCAAAAATTACAAGCTATCCAGCAAACCAATCAAGGTACTTCTCCAAGTAACTCTGGTAAGCCTCCCACTCAAAACAATGTGGAATTGGATAAGCCTTTTAAAGATAATAATGTTGAGCATATAACTGAAGTGAATACTATCAGTCCAGTTTTAGAAAGTATTAATCAGTCTCCTGGTATTAACATTACAATTAATCCTTTTGAAGTATtacaagaaaatgaaaatgatttGTCTGACTCTGAAGATGGTGAAATCAAAGAAGTTAGTGCTTCAAATGTTCTTGAATTTGGTACTATTCCTCAACAAATTACTATTATTCCAAAAAGTGCTCAATCATCTGATGAAGTAAGTTCTAGTAAGACTGCAAAGAAAAAGCCCCCTTTAAAACCAGCAGTTACTACTAGAAAAGCTAGTAAGGAGTCTCTTAAACATATGATTGATAAGGGGAATATCTCTCCTCAACCTCCTCCTTTTAAATGA
- the LOC113290642 gene encoding uncharacterized protein LOC113290642 encodes MHHQIIHNSKDNSKGNIRLFWNCSLSTPSTIKVTSQSVTVEIGKVLVTGVHARDFNTLLYVDDKRGGRQPNISVIDEFQDCVDFCDLIQAPKSGLEFSWCNGRVGNKRIICNLDRALFNLKWLEKFNGWSYKVGTRGISDHCPIIGSDAIIPKALNSPFRFQKMWLNFPDFFQVIQDSWNEEIYGNPIYIFMNKLKRLKKFLKVWNWEVFGDVKETLRKSEDKLLEETLKSDNDPSNIILLNNLVTTRGKCDLASQNYNTFLREKARINWIQDGDVNSKFFHTSIKLRQAQNSISEIEDSSAVPKVINDEDNSFLENLPTEDDIKNATFDLNPDGAPGPDGFTGSFYRFSWECKVLRMQSNLDLLALETSALK; translated from the exons ATGCATCATCAAATTATTCACAACTCAAAGGATAATTCAAAAGGTAACATTCGGCTTTTCTGGAATTGTTCTTTAAGTACTCCTTCTACTATCAAAGTTACTAGTCAAAGTGTTACAGTAGAAATCGGTAAAGTTCTGGTTACTGGTGTTCATGCAA GGGATTTTAATACTttactatatgttgatgataaaaGAGGTGGTAGACAACCCAATATATCTGTAATTGATGAATTTCAAGATTGTGTGGATTTCTGTGATCTAATTCAAGCTCCTAAAAGTGGTCTGGAATTCTCTTGGTGCAATGGTAGAGTTGGGAACAAAAGAATCATTTGTAATCTTGATAGAGCTCTTTTTAACTTAAAATGGTTAGAGAAATTTAATGGCTGGAGTTACAAGGTTGGAACAAGAGGAATCTCTGACCATTGCCCTATTATTGGTTCAGATGCTATCATCCCTAAAGCTTTAAACTCTCCTTTTAGATTTCAGAAAATGTGGCTGAATTTTCCTGATTTTTTTCAAGTTATCCAAGATTCttggaatgaagaaatttatggtAATcccatttatattttcatgaataaGCTTAAAAGACTAAAGAAGTTCTTAAAAGTGTGGAATTGGGAGGTCTTTGGGGATGTTAAAGAAACTCTCAGGAAATCTGAAGATAAGTTGTTAGAAGAAACTTTGAAATCAGATAATGATCCTTCTAATATTATCCTTTTGAATAATTTGGTTACTACTAGAGGGAAATGTGATCTTGCTTCTCAAAATTATAACACTTTCCTAAGAGAGAAAGCTAGAATCaactggattcaagatggtgatgtTAATTCTAAATTCTTCCATACAAGTATAAAGCTAAGACAagctcaaaattctatctctgaAATTGAAGACTCATCAG CTGTTCCAAAAGTTATTAATGATGAAGATAACTCCTTCTTAGAAAACTTGCCCACTGAAGATGACATAAAGAATGCTACTTTTGATTTAAACCCAGATggtgctcctggtccagatggattcaCTGGCTCTTTTTACAGATTTTCTTGGGAG TGCAAGGTGCTAAGAATGCAAAGCAATTTAGACCTATTGGCCTTAGAAACTTCTGCTTTAAAATAA